Proteins from one Nyctibius grandis isolate bNycGra1 chromosome 2, bNycGra1.pri, whole genome shotgun sequence genomic window:
- the SERPINE3 gene encoding LOW QUALITY PROTEIN: serpin E3 (The sequence of the model RefSeq protein was modified relative to this genomic sequence to represent the inferred CDS: substituted 1 base at 1 genomic stop codon): MQSHDLVFTPLPIKEGDKTYIDSFHSDTQKDTERQDNLTELTVXLAGGECSQLAFMLAIFFSVFILSACCLTKGNCISYDELKELKTEFAINLYQHVSEAENRTNLVVSPASVAVSLELLQFGAQGNTLTELQDALGYNIHDQGVQDFLHTVYEGATDSSQGTVVQLVCSFFVDAGVQLLPHFAARAALWANSSLQQNNFTNPNRTAAQIQEWITSNLGDGDVRGMPLESAGSPLSQVALVSTMYFKSTWQKKFSFMDTQMLPFTTVEGSALKVPTMHHTAEVNYGQFHTTALEAFSMVELPYLGEKLSMFLVLPSHKRTPLSQIESHFSAKTITLWANSLKRMKMDIFLPRFSIQSLFDLKTVFSALGIRDAFDPITANFKGISEQGSLYISEAIHKAEIEVTEDGTKASGATAMVLLKRSRARIFKADRPFTFFLRQANTGSVLFIGRVTNPS; this comes from the exons ATGCAGTCTCATGACTTAGTCTTTACTCCACTACCTATTAAAGAAGGAGACAAGACGTACATAGACAGCTTCCATTCAGACACCCAGAAGGACACAGAAAGGCAAGACAATTTAACAGAGCTAACT GTATGATTAGCTGGTGGAGAGTGTTCTCAGCTCGCCTTCATGTTggccattttcttctctgtatttatCCTGTCTGCTTGCTGCTTAACCAAAGGCAACTGCATCTCCTATGATGAGCTGAAAGAGCTGAAGACTGAATTTGCCATCAATCTCTACCAGCATGTATCTGAAGCAGAGAACCGAACCAATCTGGTAGTTTCTCCAGCAAGCGTGGCTGTTTCTTTGGAGCTGCTGCAGTTCGGAGCTCAAGGAAATACGCTTACAGAGCTGCAGGATGCCCTAGGATACAACATTCACG ATCAAGGCGTGCAGGATTTCTTGCACACGGTGTATGAAGGAGCGACCGACTCCAGCCAAGGCACGGTGGTTCAGCTGGTATGTTCCTTCTTCGTGGATGCTGGCGTGCAGCTCTTGCCCCACTTCGCTGCACGTGCTGCGCTCTGGGCAaacagcagcctgcagcaaaACAACTTCACCAACCCCAATAGAACTGCAGCCCAAATACAGGAATGGATCACCAGTAACCTTGGAG ATGGAGACGTGCGTGGCATGCCGTTGGAGAGCGCTGGGTCGCCGCTCAGCCAGGTCGCCCTGGTGAGCACCATGTACTTCAAAAGCACGTGGCAAAAGAAGTTTTCCTTTATGGATACCCAGATGTTACCTTTTACCACGGTGGAGGGCTCAGCCCTGAAAGTGCCCACAATGCATCACACAGCTGAAGTTAACTACG GCCAGTTCCATACTACAGCTCTGGAGGCTTTCAGCATGGTTGAGTTACCCTACCTGGGGGAGAAACTCAGCATGTTCCTAGTGCTTCCCAGCCATAAAAGAACACCTTTGTCCCAGATTGAGTCTCACTTTTCTGCCAAAACTATAACCCTCTGGGCCAACAGCTTAAAGAGAATGAAGATGGACATTTTTCTACCTAG GTTCAGTATTCAAAGCCTTTTTGACCTAAAGACAGTTTTTTCTGCCTTGGGAATTAGAGACGCATTTGATCCCATCACTGctaattttaaaggtatttcaG agcaAGGTAGTCTTTATATTTCAGAAGCTATTCACAAAGCAGAGATTGAAGTAACAGAAGATGGTACGAAAGCATCAGGCGCTACAG